One Phocoena sinus isolate mPhoSin1 chromosome 14, mPhoSin1.pri, whole genome shotgun sequence genomic region harbors:
- the CASTOR1 gene encoding cytosolic arginine sensor for mTORC1 subunit 1 isoform X2, with the protein MVDEEGFKELPPSEFLQVAEATWLVLNVSSHSGAAVQAAGVTKIARSVIAPLAEHHVSVLMLSTYQTDFILVREQDLSVVIHTLAQEFDIYREVGGEPVPVARDDSSNGFPRAQHGPSPTVHPIQSPENRFCVLTLDPETLPAIATTLIDALFYSHSPPKEAASGGPGSSSITFFAFSLIEGYISIVMDAETQKKFPSDLLLTSSSGELWRMVRIGGQPLGFDECGIVAQIAGPLAAADISAYYISTFNFDHALVPEDGIGSVIKVLQHRQEGLGS; encoded by the exons AGCTGCCCCCATCTGAGTTCCTGCAAGTGGCTGAGGCCACGTGGCTGGTGCTGAACGTGTCATCCCACAGTGGCGCAGCAGTTCAGGCTGCTGGGGTCACCAAGATCGCCCGCTCAGTAATTGCACCGCTGGCCGAGCACCACGTGTCGGTGCTGATGCTGTCCACCTACCAGACAGACTTCATTCTG GTGCGAGAGCAGGACCTGTCCGTGGTGATCCACACGCTGGCCCAGGAGTTCGACATTTATCGAGAGGTGGGCGGGGAGCCTGTGCCCGTTGCCAGGGATGATTCCAGCAACGGCTTTCCCCGTGCCCAGCATG GGCCCAGCCCCACGGTGCATCCCATCCAGAGCCCAGAGAACCGTTTCTGTGTCCTCACGCTGGACCCTGAGACGCTGCCAGCCATCGCCACCACCCTCATTGATGCCCTCTTCTATTCGCACAG TCCCCCTAAGGAGGCAGCCTCCGGTGGTCCTGGATCCAGCTCTATCACCTTCTTTGCTTTCTCCCTCATTGAGGGCTACATCTCCATTGTCATGGATGCTGAAACGCAGAAAAA GTTCCCCAGTGACCTGCTGCTGACCAGCTCCTCAGGGGAGCTGTGGAGGATGGTGCGCATCGGCGGACAGCCCCTGGGCTTTG ATGAGTGTGGGATTGTGGCCCAGATCGCAGGTCCCCTGGCTGCGGCCGACATCTCCGCCTACTACATCAGTACCTTCAACTTCGACCATGCCCTG GTTCCTGAGGATGGCATTGGCAGTGTCATCAAGGTGCTCCAGCATCGGCAGGAGGGTCTGGGCTCCTGA